The Paenibacillus sp. BIC5C1 DNA segment CACTCTTTTCTTCTCTTCTACGCTGGATTCGCGGTCTGTCTTCTCACCCATCATTACTTTATCAATCGCAAGGGACAGATGACGCTGTTCAATGTTGGGCAGCCCATCCCTCATCGCGTAAATTGCGGCTTCGTTCATCACGCTTTCCAGTTGTGCTCCAGAAAAACCATAGGATTCCTCTGCTGTCTTCTCAAGGCTGACCCCTTCCAAAAGAGGTTTATTGACCGCATGCAGCTCCAATATGTGTTTTCTGCCTTTCTTATCCGGCAAGTCTACCTGAATATGACGGTCAAAGCGTCCTGGACGTGTCAACGCGCTGTCCAGCATTTCTTTACGGTTCGTAGCGGCGATCACGAGGATGCGCGGTGTGTCAGAAGAGTATATGCCATCCATCTCCGTCAACAGCTGATTCAGCGTCTGATCATATTCACGCTGTTGTCCGCCTTCCCGTTTTCCACCGATCACATCAATTTCATCGATAAATATAATGGCATTTTCCTTATTTTCTTTAGCAGCACGTGTTCTTGCATCACGGAATAAATCCCGTATTCTGCCTGCACCTACACCAACATACATCTCAACAAACTCACTGCCTGAAGCAGCTACAAAAACAGAGTCGGTATAATGAGCAGCAGCTTTGGCCATCAAGGTTTTACCTGTTCCTGGAGGACCAGTAAGCAGAATACCTTTCAAAGGACGAATACCAAACTTCTGAATTTCTTCATGTCGAATGAGAAAATCAAGCGCTTCTCTCAGTTCCTGCTTGGCACTCTCCTGACCACCGATTTCTTCAAAAGTCAGCTTGGAAGGTCCTTTTTTCTTGCGTTTACGTTCCTGACCTGCTCCCACCGTAATTCCGCCACGCATTTGCATCATAAGCAGCAGAGCACCCACAAGCATTGCAGCAATCAGAATAGGAATCATGTTTACACCGATAAAAGCGAGAAAGATTATTAATACGGGTACAAATCCAATGGCAATTTCTTTCGTCCATTTAGGCATTAGGCCACACTCCTATCTGACCGGGCACACGCGGCAGAATGATAAACTTGCTGGCATCTCCATCTCTGAGACTGACATATACATTATTGTCATCCATGGCTGTATTTACCTTGATCCCATTTGTAGCCATTTTAGACAAGGTCGGTGTAATCTCGGTGTATTGCTTGTTCTCCATCGCTTGAGCTACAGTAAACATCGCGCTTCCCCACCAGCTCTCCAGCGCTTCGTTGGAATGATCCACGACATCCAGCTTCAACGAACGAGTGCCAATCAAGGTCTGTCCTTCTTTGTGAATATATTGTACCAACCTGCCCAGATCAACATCCGGCTGCAGATCGAGTTTCAACTGTACATCATTGCGGTTAATAGTTAATTGAACATCATTGACTCCATCGTACTGGGTAACCATCTTTTCAATTGGGCTTTGCACAGCCACATGACGATACACAAACCAACCTCCAAACAACACAACGGCTGAAATGACGGCAGTCAGAGCAATAGGCAATACTTTTATCTTCAAGTGAGTTACCCCTCCTAAATTTTGGCCCATCCTATAACTTGTAGGCAAGAATATAAATATGTGTACGTAACGTCCTGTGATGTGCCTAACAGGATTTATTTGTGTATGATGTATCCTTGAATACATATTTGAGTATATCACATCGTATATACAATATCTAAGGCGAAAATATGAATTTTAACTATTCAAATCCAAAATGATCAAGAAAATACGTCAAAGAACCGGTTCAGTCGGGTTTCCGTCTGCCGGTTCTTTAATGTATTCTTTTCAGACGATAACACGTCTGCTAATTCTAGCTGTTCGGTATTGTATAGACCAGGTCCACCTGTTCCCCGTTGCTGAAGCGGTAAAATCGATAATAGTTGTGAGTATCATCGTTATAATACACTTGCCATACATAGATCCCATTCACAACACCTGGCATAATGCGCTTGATCTCTCCACCCGGAACTTCAGAGCTGAACCGATTTCGAATCTGAGCTTCATTCATGCCGTTCTTTAACAGTTCACCGTGCACCGCATTGGTTCCCGTCACAGGTTTATTATTCTCATCAAACTTGATCCATACCATGACATCCTGGTTATCCTTATCTTTGCCGACCAGGGTCCAGTATATGTTGTCTCCGCCGTCTTTTTGCCCCCAGACATACTTACGCAACTCTTCGTGGGACGTAATGCCCAGCTGTTCCTGAGCCGCCTGTATAGCCAACGCTTCTTCCTTGCGCTGATCCTGAGTCACATAGACATAATAACGCTGAAGTCCAAACAAAATCAGAACCAGGAGCAGCAGCGAAATCCATATCCACTTCTTTTTTTTCTTCAAAAGCCGAACTTCCTTTCCCTATGACGCTGCTGTCCTTGTAATTAACGGGCCAGCAGACTGTCAAATGCCAGTTGAGACTCACGCAGAATGCGCTCTTCATCCATTGTAAGACATTCGCCATGTTTAACCACTTGTTTACCATCCACCCATACATGCTCCACATCTTTGGCCGATGCGGAGTAAACTGTATGGGAAATCAGATCCGTATGCGGATAGAAATGGGCTTGTTCGATGTTCAACGCAATAAAATCAGCTTTCATGCCAACTTGCAGAGCGCCTGTATCGTTCAGGAATATGGATTTGGCACCATATGAAGTTCCAAGCAGAAGCGCTTCCCCTGCCGGCACTGCAGTAGGATCACCGGACACCCCTTTGTGAATCAATGCAGCCAGTCTCATCTCTTCAAACATATCCAGGTTATTGTTACTCGCTGGTCCGTCTGTTCCGAGGGACACGGTCACGCCTGCTTTCAGCAGATCAGGTACTCGTGCAACACCTGAAGCCAATTTCAGGTTGCTGCCTGGATTGTGGGAAACCGCTACATCATGCTTCGCCAGAATCTCAATCTCCTCATCATTCAGATGTACCGCATGCGCAACCAGAGATGGACGGGAGAAAAATCCTAGCTTCTCCAGATGTGCAACCGGGCGCAGACCGTAATCAGCCACATTCTGCTCCACTTCGCGAAGTGTTTCAGACATATGCGTATGCAAAGGCAGATTCAGGTCATGAGCAACCTGTACCAGCTTCTCTATGTAATCCGGAGGGCAAGTGTAAGGGGCGTGCGGAGAAATTACGGTTGTAATTTTTCCGTCTGCTTGTCCATTCCATTGACGAGCAAATGCTGCAGACTCTTCGAGCTTGCGCAACTGTTCTTCTTCTGAGCAAAGTCCGATTACCCCACGTGCCAGAGCAGCCCGAACGCCGGATTGTTCCACCACTTTCGCAACCTGATCCATATGATCATACATATCTAGGAAAGCTGTTGTTCCGCCCTTCAACATTTCAAGTACGGAAAGTGATGTGCCCCAATATACGTCTTCAGACGTCATTTTGGCCTCCATTGGCCACATTTTCTCCTGCAACCATACTTGTAACGCCAGATCGTCTCCATGGCCTCTCAGAAGCGACATGGCCGCGTGACCATGCGTATTGATCAGACCCGGCAAGAAGAACAGTCCTTTTCCGTCCACCTTTGTCAGGCTTTCGTCTCCTTCCGGCAATGTCTCACCAATATGCACAATCTTGTCATTCTCAACAACCATAAAACCTTGAACCACGTTCCAATTCGTACCCTCACTCACGGCAAATTTGCCGTTGTGAATGACCCATCTATTTGTCGTCATCTTCCTCGTCGTCCTTTCCATTCTCCAAGTAATAAGCCAGGCTAAGCAGATCCGTCGTAAAATCGGCATGATGAATGCGGATATGCGGCGGGGTCTTCAGGATCGTAGGCGCAAAATTCAGGATCGCTTCAATTCCTGACTCAATCAGCTGATCTGCAACATTTTGGGCTTCCGTATCCGGAACCGTGATAATACCTATACGAATGTTATCTTTTTTGACCGAATCCGTTAATTCATTCATCGGCTGCACCGTCAGACTGTTGATTTGGCTCCCAATCTTCGGACCGTAGGCATCAAATACAGCGACGATCTTCATGTTGTCTTTGAGGTAGGCATTGTAATTGGACAAAGCATGTCCCAAATTACCTGCTCCGACAAGAGCCACATTGATCTGCTGGTCTATTTTTAAAATATGGCGGATTTTCTCGATGAGATATGAAACGTCATACCCGATCCCTTTACGACCAAAGTCACCGAAGTAAGCCAAGTCTTTACGAATCTGGGCAGGATTCAGATCCAGCCTCAGTCCAAGTTCTTGTGAAGAAACCGTATTGACTTCGCGCTGATGCAGTTCATTCAAATAACGCAAGTAAACAGGCAATCTACGCACCACGGCTTCCGAAATTTTATCTGATTTCATTCATTGCTCCCCCTTACCAAGGCCACGATAGATAGATGAAAAGATGAGCACCCTGTCGGCAACGATGTAAAATGACTACTGAATTCAACAGGATGCTCCTTGTTATAAAATCGATTATTGCTTCAATTGCTTTCGCTTGGAATCCCTTTACTCGTTTACCCATGAAACGAATGAATACTATATCTCAATTTTACCGCCAATCACTGGCGTCTTGCAATAATGGAAGCTACAGAGCGTATCTATTATTGTTGTTCATCGGTTGGTCTCTCGAGCCACTCCGAAATGCGTGGAACCATCTGCTCGGTGAGCATGTGTTCCATTTTGGGACCAGGCAGTGAATATAAAAAGTACTTGCCATAATACGCTTCAATGACGCGTGTATCGTACACAATTACAATGCCTCTGTCTTTGCCTGTGCGAACCAGCCTGCCAAATCCCTGCTTGAAACGAATAACGGCTTGTGGCACGGACAGCTTCATGAACGGGTTTTTCTTCTGTTGTTGCAAAAGCTCACTCTTCGCTTCGACTAAAGGATGGTTCGGTGGCTGGAAAGGCAATCTGACAATCGCAAGACAGGTCAGAGCCTCTCCGGGAATGTCCACCCCTTCCCAGAAGCTGCTTGTGCCAAGAAGCACCGTTGCTTTTGCATCCTGGAAGCGGCGTGTAAGCTTGGAACGGCTGCCGCTGTCGACCCCCTGCCCCAGCAAAGAGATATCGTTGCCTGACAAGGCCTCCTTAAGCGGGTCATACACCTGGCGCAGCATGCGATAGGAGGTGAACAACACCATCATGCGTCCACGGGTCGCGATCGCCGTTTCCGCAAGCGAATGCACGAGCATATCCACAAAGTGGGCATCACCTACGCTGCCCTTCACACTTGGGAAATCACGCGGAATGACGAGTAGGGCCTGTTCGCGATAATTGAACGGTGACGGCAGCATCGACGTTAGCAGACGGTTATTCTCGGCAGCTTCCTGCAAGCCCAGCTGTTCGATCATGAATTGAAATGACTTGTCAACGGAGAGCGTAGCCGATGTAAGCACAACGCTTTTCTTTTTATCAAAGAACATATCCTTCAACTGTGCACTGACATCGACAGGAACAGCATAGAGTTGCAGTGATTTACTGCGGAACTGGCCGCTAGCCTCCATCCAGTACACGGTGTTCGCATCATCCATCCGCATGAAGAAACGCAAATTATCCTTAATTGTTGCCAAGTCCTTGAGCAGACCTGATATATCCGTAATCAGACTATCCGACTGATAATCGTCCTGATCTTCTTTCACTTCAAGCAGCAGCTTGTCTCCTTTACGAATCAAGTCGCCAAGGGTGACATAGATCTGATTTTCAACATCCTGCAATTCCTGCCATTTGGCTGGTTTTTGCGAAGGCTTCAGTCGGAGAGAAAATTGTCCTGTCTCGCCTGGAGAAGCATCGCTGCGTTCGGGCAACAGGCCAAACAGTGTATCGCTGAGTCGATCCCATATCTCCTTGACTTCGACCGCAAGCGGGAACATCTGATCGATCATGGAGCCCCACTGTACCGAATTTTCATGTCCCGATAATTGAGAACGAAGCATAGGCAGTTGGCCATTACGGCTATCTTTGAACAGTCGGGTCAATGTATGAACCAACGTGAAATATTTCATATGAAGACCAAGGTGTTTACCTGCTACATCCTCCAGATGATGTGCTTCATCGATGACGAGACTTTCGTAGGCTGGCAGCAACTGATGTGCTGCTTTGACATCCGTAAACAATTTTGAATGATTCGTAATGACGATATCGGATAGCCCGGCTTCATGTTTCGCCCGGTGATAGAAACATTTGCGGAACCAGGGACAGGTACGTCCAAGACAGGATTCTGACTCACTCTGTACCGTCTCCCAGAAGTCTCCTCCGCGTCCGCTTAGATTAAGCTCCTCGTCGTCACCAGTCTCCGTCTGGGTAAGCCAGACAATCATCTGAGCCGCTGTAAAATAATCCTCTTTCGGTGTAGCGAATTCACGTTTGTTGATCTTATGCTCAAATTTGCGCAGACACAGATAGTGTCCACGTCCTTTAAACACTGCTGCCTTGAACGGGAACGGAACCACTTGCGTCAGCAAGGGAATATCACGCTCTCTCAATTGCTCCTGCAAGTTAATGGTATGTGTGCTGACCATAACTTTCTGTTCCTGTTTCACACTTTCATAGATGGCAGGCAGCAAATAACCCAATGATTTGCCTGTACCGGTCCCGGCTTCAATCAAGAGATGTTTCTCTTCATCCAACGCTTGTCGGACACTGCTGAACATCTGAGTTTGCGCTTCACGCTCCTCATAATGGTCCAGCGTCTGCTTCAAGTTATCTCTAACCTGGTCCATATACTGTTCAAAACTGACACCCTCCAGTGGATTACCCTGCCGCTCATCACGTGGTGAGCCAATATCGGTCCAATCACTAACGTTCAAGGCGAGCTGACGGTAATACGTATGACCCTCGAGATCCTGAATCGGCTCTGCTTCCTTCTCCGCGCGCATTCCGTCGAAGAACCACCCCAAGTCACTGTCTTCCGGAGCAAACAGATCACTGAGGCGCTGAATCGTAATCAAAGGCAATGCACGCAGCTCATCAAGACACTTCAGCAATACAAAAGCTGTCGCAAGTGCATCACTGTCTGCCTGATGAGGGCGGTCATGCTGAAATCCGAATTCTGAAGACACATAACCGAGTTGATAGGAGCCCAGTGACGGGAACGTGATCTTCAGGAAATCAATCGTATCCAGAATCCGTCCGGTAAACGGCAGGTAACCACAACGATCGAGTGCATTTTGAAGAAAATGAAAATCAAAAGCAACGTTGTGTCCAACAAGAACCACATCGTCGAGCAGCGGAACCATCTCCATCATCATCTCTTCCAATGAGGGAGCATTCGCCACGTCTTCATCAGTAATACCGGTTAACCCTGTAATAAACGGCGGAATCGATACACCTGGGTTCACATAAGAACTATATATTTGAGTTATGCTGTAGTCATGGTCTATGATGGCAAGTCCGGCCTGTATAATCTCACCGTCGGACTGCGTGCCGGTTGTTTCGAAATCCAATACGGCAAATTTCATTGCAATGTACGGTCCCTTCCATTCCAGTCTATGTTACAGCATAGCAAAAAAAAGGGCGTTTGAAAATTAACTGACAAAAAAAGGCGGTGTCCCGCCGCTATGCCAGAGGAGGGAACACCGTCTTCATGCCGCCGAATAGCCTTAAGTCAAGGCAGTCAGCTGATTTGCATATTGCCATTTTCCGCTGTTTATTCGACAGGCTTCCATGTTATACAGCGGTTCGGTCAACGTTGGGTCATACTGAAGTGCCTGCGCAAATAGTGAACATGCACCCTCCGGGTTCGCCAGTTTGGCCTCGATACAGCCCAGAACGTTACATACCAGTCCTTTTAATCTCGGCGAACCGTTCAGA contains these protein-coding regions:
- a CDS encoding AAA family ATPase; translation: MPKWTKEIAIGFVPVLIIFLAFIGVNMIPILIAAMLVGALLLMMQMRGGITVGAGQERKRKKKGPSKLTFEEIGGQESAKQELREALDFLIRHEEIQKFGIRPLKGILLTGPPGTGKTLMAKAAAHYTDSVFVAASGSEFVEMYVGVGAGRIRDLFRDARTRAAKENKENAIIFIDEIDVIGGKREGGQQREYDQTLNQLLTEMDGIYSSDTPRILVIAATNRKEMLDSALTRPGRFDRHIQVDLPDKKGRKHILELHAVNKPLLEGVSLEKTAEESYGFSGAQLESVMNEAAIYAMRDGLPNIEQRHLSLAIDKVMMGEKTDRESSVEEKKRVAIHELGHAIMAELVRPGSVSQVALSPRGQALGYVRHNPQQEQFLYTKRFLEEQIMIALGGAAAEEMYYGGRSTGSRNDFEQATNVVQTMMASGLTTLGIVNMDMVTTEELMRENKLILQDLMEQTKRLLEEQRTIFDNSLDTLLREEVLSGDQFRCQFRDSALLPA
- a CDS encoding DUF5590 domain-containing protein, with protein sequence MKKKKKWIWISLLLLVLILFGLQRYYVYVTQDQRKEEALAIQAAQEQLGITSHEELRKYVWGQKDGGDNIYWTLVGKDKDNQDVMVWIKFDENNKPVTGTNAVHGELLKNGMNEAQIRNRFSSEVPGGEIKRIMPGVVNGIYVWQVYYNDDTHNYYRFYRFSNGEQVDLVYTIPNS
- a CDS encoding amidohydrolase — encoded protein: MTTNRWVIHNGKFAVSEGTNWNVVQGFMVVENDKIVHIGETLPEGDESLTKVDGKGLFFLPGLINTHGHAAMSLLRGHGDDLALQVWLQEKMWPMEAKMTSEDVYWGTSLSVLEMLKGGTTAFLDMYDHMDQVAKVVEQSGVRAALARGVIGLCSEEEQLRKLEESAAFARQWNGQADGKITTVISPHAPYTCPPDYIEKLVQVAHDLNLPLHTHMSETLREVEQNVADYGLRPVAHLEKLGFFSRPSLVAHAVHLNDEEIEILAKHDVAVSHNPGSNLKLASGVARVPDLLKAGVTVSLGTDGPASNNNLDMFEEMRLAALIHKGVSGDPTAVPAGEALLLGTSYGAKSIFLNDTGALQVGMKADFIALNIEQAHFYPHTDLISHTVYSASAKDVEHVWVDGKQVVKHGECLTMDEERILRESQLAFDSLLAR
- a CDS encoding redox-sensing transcriptional repressor Rex, giving the protein MKSDKISEAVVRRLPVYLRYLNELHQREVNTVSSQELGLRLDLNPAQIRKDLAYFGDFGRKGIGYDVSYLIEKIRHILKIDQQINVALVGAGNLGHALSNYNAYLKDNMKIVAVFDAYGPKIGSQINSLTVQPMNELTDSVKKDNIRIGIITVPDTEAQNVADQLIESGIEAILNFAPTILKTPPHIRIHHADFTTDLLSLAYYLENGKDDEEDDDK
- the dinG gene encoding ATP-dependent DNA helicase DinG, which encodes MKFAVLDFETTGTQSDGEIIQAGLAIIDHDYSITQIYSSYVNPGVSIPPFITGLTGITDEDVANAPSLEEMMMEMVPLLDDVVLVGHNVAFDFHFLQNALDRCGYLPFTGRILDTIDFLKITFPSLGSYQLGYVSSEFGFQHDRPHQADSDALATAFVLLKCLDELRALPLITIQRLSDLFAPEDSDLGWFFDGMRAEKEAEPIQDLEGHTYYRQLALNVSDWTDIGSPRDERQGNPLEGVSFEQYMDQVRDNLKQTLDHYEEREAQTQMFSSVRQALDEEKHLLIEAGTGTGKSLGYLLPAIYESVKQEQKVMVSTHTINLQEQLRERDIPLLTQVVPFPFKAAVFKGRGHYLCLRKFEHKINKREFATPKEDYFTAAQMIVWLTQTETGDDEELNLSGRGGDFWETVQSESESCLGRTCPWFRKCFYHRAKHEAGLSDIVITNHSKLFTDVKAAHQLLPAYESLVIDEAHHLEDVAGKHLGLHMKYFTLVHTLTRLFKDSRNGQLPMLRSQLSGHENSVQWGSMIDQMFPLAVEVKEIWDRLSDTLFGLLPERSDASPGETGQFSLRLKPSQKPAKWQELQDVENQIYVTLGDLIRKGDKLLLEVKEDQDDYQSDSLITDISGLLKDLATIKDNLRFFMRMDDANTVYWMEASGQFRSKSLQLYAVPVDVSAQLKDMFFDKKKSVVLTSATLSVDKSFQFMIEQLGLQEAAENNRLLTSMLPSPFNYREQALLVIPRDFPSVKGSVGDAHFVDMLVHSLAETAIATRGRMMVLFTSYRMLRQVYDPLKEALSGNDISLLGQGVDSGSRSKLTRRFQDAKATVLLGTSSFWEGVDIPGEALTCLAIVRLPFQPPNHPLVEAKSELLQQQKKNPFMKLSVPQAVIRFKQGFGRLVRTGKDRGIVIVYDTRVIEAYYGKYFLYSLPGPKMEHMLTEQMVPRISEWLERPTDEQQ